One genomic window of Candidatus Pseudobacter hemicellulosilyticus includes the following:
- a CDS encoding dihydrofolate reductase family protein encodes MMSKLVVSMNTTLDGFIAGPHCELDWHFNCWDAGMGQRLTEELNRSDSILLGRVTYQAMAAYWPQQAISTNSARDDIPFADLMNRRHKIVFSNTLSSLSWQNSSLLSGPVDQALRQFKATHQLKEGNIISYGSGKLVSALIRLGLVDEFQLWVHPILLGSGRPLIRELRQQLALRLQTTQVFSSGVVLLQYKYTDCACP; translated from the coding sequence ATGATGAGTAAACTGGTGGTATCCATGAACACTACGCTGGACGGCTTCATTGCGGGGCCGCACTGCGAGCTGGACTGGCATTTCAATTGTTGGGATGCCGGCATGGGGCAGCGGCTGACAGAAGAGCTGAACAGATCGGACAGCATCCTCCTGGGCCGGGTCACCTACCAGGCTATGGCCGCCTACTGGCCACAGCAGGCCATCAGCACCAACAGCGCAAGGGATGATATACCCTTTGCCGACCTCATGAACCGGCGTCATAAAATTGTGTTCTCCAATACCCTGTCTTCCCTGAGCTGGCAGAACAGTTCCCTGCTATCCGGACCGGTAGACCAGGCCCTGCGTCAATTCAAAGCAACCCATCAACTGAAAGAAGGAAATATCATCAGTTATGGCAGCGGCAAACTGGTGAGCGCCCTGATCCGGCTGGGGCTGGTGGATGAATTCCAGCTATGGGTACATCCCATACTGTTGGGCAGTGGCAGACCCCTGATCCGGGAACTGCGCCAGCAGCTGGCCCTTCGGTTACAGACTACCCAGGTGTTCTCATCGGGCGTTGTCCTGCTGCAGTACAAATACACGGATTGTGCATGTCCGTGA
- a CDS encoding pentapeptide repeat-containing protein, with the protein MNQSSQPIIHQDKTFTNVNYAEKRLAGREFIHCHFTGCDFSKSDLRNNDFEDCQFTQCNFSMAQVDGVGFNNALFTNCKMLGVDFTRCNNFMFSFTFSGCTLDYSTFQGTKLKKTSFKGCTLKETDFSETDLTASVFSDCDLTGAIFSNSVLEKTDFRTARNFGIDPNLNKMKKAKFAASNLAGLLHKYNLDIDFDS; encoded by the coding sequence ATGAACCAATCTTCTCAGCCCATCATCCACCAGGACAAGACCTTTACCAATGTTAACTATGCTGAAAAAAGGCTTGCGGGCCGGGAGTTTATACATTGCCATTTTACAGGCTGCGATTTTTCAAAGAGTGATCTGCGTAACAACGACTTTGAAGATTGCCAGTTTACCCAATGTAATTTTTCCATGGCGCAGGTTGACGGGGTTGGCTTTAACAACGCCTTGTTCACCAATTGTAAAATGCTGGGAGTAGATTTTACCCGCTGTAATAATTTCATGTTCTCTTTTACTTTTTCCGGCTGCACCCTGGACTATTCCACTTTCCAGGGCACCAAGCTCAAGAAGACCAGTTTTAAGGGGTGTACCTTGAAAGAAACGGATTTTTCTGAAACAGATCTGACCGCATCGGTCTTCAGTGATTGTGATCTTACCGGCGCCATCTTTTCCAATAGCGTCCTGGAGAAGACGGATTTCCGGACAGCCAGGAATTTTGGCATTGACCCCAACCTGAATAAAATGAAGAAAGCAAAGTTTGCTGCATCCAATCTGGCAGGGCTGCTGCACAAATACAACCTGGACATTGATTTTGACAGCTGA
- a CDS encoding alpha/beta hydrolase, translating to MSTAESPLTAGTPVGGANGRTVDAAQDPAIEKETKAFLNALNSSGGKPMEQMQPDEARIVLEGAQQSALVDTSGVDITDKTITADGMDIRLVIVRPAGVSGALPAFMFFHGGGWVIGDFPTHQRFIRDLVVNSGAVAVYVDYTRSPEARYPVALNQSYAATKWVAEHGDEIDVDGKKLAVAGNSAGGNLAAATALMAIAENGPALSFQVLFWPVTDANFNTGSYLQFATQRFLTRNMMQWFWDHYIPNPADRKLIYASPLQASLEDLKGLPPTLVQTAENDVLRDEGEAYARKLNEAGVPVTLVRYQGMIHDYGLLNPLAHVPAVQSALLYAAAAIKKAFE from the coding sequence ATGAGTACAGCAGAAAGCCCGTTAACAGCAGGCACGCCTGTCGGCGGCGCCAACGGCAGGACAGTGGATGCGGCACAGGATCCCGCTATTGAAAAAGAGACCAAGGCATTTCTGAATGCACTGAACAGCAGTGGTGGTAAACCCATGGAGCAGATGCAGCCTGATGAGGCCAGAATAGTATTGGAAGGCGCCCAGCAATCCGCCCTGGTAGATACCTCCGGTGTGGACATTACCGATAAGACCATCACCGCAGACGGCATGGACATCAGGCTGGTGATCGTGCGCCCGGCAGGAGTTTCCGGCGCCTTACCCGCTTTTATGTTCTTCCATGGCGGCGGCTGGGTAATTGGCGATTTTCCTACCCACCAGCGTTTCATCCGCGATCTGGTTGTCAACAGCGGCGCCGTAGCCGTTTATGTAGACTATACCCGTTCACCCGAGGCCCGCTACCCGGTTGCCCTGAACCAATCCTATGCAGCTACCAAATGGGTGGCAGAACATGGCGATGAGATTGATGTAGATGGTAAAAAGCTGGCCGTGGCAGGCAATAGCGCGGGAGGTAACCTGGCAGCAGCCACCGCCCTGATGGCAATAGCCGAAAACGGGCCGGCACTCAGTTTCCAGGTCCTTTTCTGGCCTGTAACAGACGCCAATTTCAATACCGGCTCCTACCTGCAGTTTGCCACCCAGCGATTCCTCACACGGAATATGATGCAGTGGTTCTGGGATCATTATATCCCTAATCCGGCAGACCGCAAACTGATCTATGCCTCGCCGCTGCAGGCCAGCCTGGAAGACCTGAAAGGGTTGCCGCCAACGCTGGTGCAAACAGCCGAGAATGATGTGCTGCGCGATGAAGGCGAAGCCTATGCCCGCAAGCTGAATGAAGCAGGGGTACCAGTAACCCTGGTGCGGTACCAGGGTATGATCCATGACTATGGACTGCTCAATCCGCTGGCCCATGTACCGGCCGTGCAGTCTGCGTTATTGTATGCAGCTGCCGCTATCAAAAAAGCATTTGAATAA
- a CDS encoding efflux RND transporter periplasmic adaptor subunit — protein sequence MKSIIVIASLLALLSQTGCKEKTEEKEEVSKYAVTSPVRVDTVFTKEYVSQIRSVRNIEIRAQEKGFLEHIYVDEGQYVKAGQLLFRIMPKLYEAELMKAEAEGKAAEIELQNTKALVEKNVVSPNEQAMAQAKLEQAKAAITLARLHLSFTEIRAPFDGTIDRLPKKQGSVIEEGELLTSLSDNNQMFAYFNVSEPEYLEYQTNTANRGNSQVSLLLANNTLLPVKGAVEVIESEFDNETGNIAFRARFPNPGKLLKHGETGKVLLTMPLRNALIIPQKATYEIQDKRYVFVVDKDNVLRSKCITVGASMPDLYVVENGLSENDRILLEGVQKVKDDDRIAYEYQQPAEVMAHLRLKAE from the coding sequence ATGAAAAGCATTATTGTTATTGCCAGCCTGTTGGCGTTACTATCGCAAACTGGCTGCAAGGAAAAAACCGAAGAAAAAGAAGAAGTGAGCAAATATGCTGTCACCAGCCCGGTACGCGTGGACACTGTATTCACCAAAGAGTATGTTTCCCAGATCCGCTCTGTCAGGAATATTGAGATCAGGGCGCAGGAGAAAGGTTTCCTGGAGCATATCTACGTGGACGAAGGCCAGTATGTCAAGGCCGGCCAGCTGTTGTTCCGCATCATGCCCAAACTGTATGAAGCAGAATTAATGAAGGCAGAAGCCGAAGGCAAGGCCGCAGAAATAGAATTGCAGAATACAAAAGCCCTGGTAGAAAAGAATGTAGTATCGCCCAATGAGCAGGCCATGGCCCAGGCCAAGCTGGAGCAGGCCAAAGCCGCCATCACCCTTGCCAGGCTCCATCTCTCCTTTACAGAGATCCGCGCCCCCTTTGACGGGACCATTGACCGCCTGCCCAAAAAACAGGGCAGTGTAATAGAAGAGGGCGAACTACTCACCAGCCTCTCGGACAACAACCAGATGTTTGCCTATTTCAACGTATCCGAACCGGAATACCTGGAATACCAGACCAATACCGCTAACAGGGGCAACAGCCAGGTAAGCCTGCTGCTGGCCAATAATACCCTGCTGCCAGTGAAAGGAGCCGTGGAAGTGATAGAAAGCGAGTTTGACAACGAAACCGGCAATATCGCTTTCCGCGCCAGGTTCCCGAACCCCGGCAAGCTCCTGAAGCATGGAGAAACAGGAAAAGTGTTACTGACCATGCCCCTCCGGAATGCCCTCATCATTCCCCAGAAAGCCACGTACGAGATCCAGGACAAGCGTTATGTTTTTGTAGTGGACAAGGACAATGTCCTACGTTCCAAATGTATTACTGTAGGCGCCAGCATGCCTGATCTCTACGTGGTAGAAAATGGTCTTTCTGAAAATGACCGCATCCTGCTGGAAGGTGTGCAGAAAGTAAAAGATGACGACCGTATCGCTTACGAGTACCAACAACCTGCTGAAGTAATGGCGCACCTGCGCTTAAAAGCGGAATAA
- a CDS encoding TolC family protein: protein MSKLKIHHYSWLLILFLAIAGCKAPAITAREASKAVPATYSSSQDTTNTATLSWREYFTDPNLVSLIDTALKNNQELLITLQEVEMARNDIRLRQGPLAPTVGVRAGVGVEKVGRYTSQGAGDASTEIKPGKEMPDPLMDYAATLYANWEVDIWKKLHNARQAAVTRYLSSVEGKNFVLTNLIAEVANSYYELLALDNQLAIVQQNIGLQKNALGIVKIQKEAARATELAVQKFEAEVLRSQSMEFDILQKIKETENRLNLLMGRYPRDIARNKEHFQDGLPVAVSAGIPSQLLANRPDIKQAELDLAAAKLDVKVARAEFYPSLGISAAIGFQAFNPAYLVKTPESLLYSLAGDLAGPLINRNAIKAEFYNANARQLQAVYNYERTILNAYLEVATQLSNINNLSKSYELQSQQVNALTKSIDISNDLFRNARADYLEVLMTQRDALEAKLELIEKKKQQLNAVVNVYRDLGGGWK, encoded by the coding sequence ATGTCTAAACTGAAAATACATCATTACAGCTGGCTGCTGATCTTATTCCTGGCCATAGCAGGTTGTAAAGCCCCGGCTATTACAGCCCGCGAAGCCAGCAAAGCTGTCCCCGCGACCTATAGCAGCAGCCAGGATACAACCAATACAGCCACACTGAGCTGGCGCGAATATTTTACGGATCCCAACCTGGTGAGCCTGATAGATACAGCACTGAAGAACAACCAGGAACTGCTGATCACCCTGCAGGAAGTGGAGATGGCCAGGAATGATATCCGGCTGCGGCAGGGACCATTGGCGCCAACCGTAGGCGTCAGGGCGGGTGTGGGCGTAGAAAAAGTTGGTCGTTATACCAGCCAGGGCGCTGGCGATGCCAGCACCGAGATCAAGCCCGGCAAAGAAATGCCGGATCCCCTGATGGATTACGCCGCCACCCTCTATGCCAACTGGGAAGTGGATATCTGGAAGAAACTGCACAATGCCAGGCAGGCGGCAGTGACCCGGTACCTATCATCAGTGGAAGGAAAGAATTTTGTCCTCACCAACCTGATAGCGGAAGTGGCCAACAGCTATTATGAATTGCTGGCACTGGACAATCAGCTGGCCATTGTACAGCAGAATATCGGGCTGCAAAAAAATGCGCTGGGCATAGTTAAAATACAAAAGGAAGCAGCCCGGGCTACCGAGTTGGCAGTACAGAAATTTGAAGCAGAAGTATTGCGATCGCAGAGCATGGAATTTGATATCCTGCAAAAGATAAAGGAAACGGAGAACCGCCTCAACCTGCTGATGGGCCGCTACCCACGGGACATTGCCAGGAACAAGGAACATTTCCAGGATGGGCTTCCGGTCGCAGTGAGCGCAGGTATTCCCTCTCAACTGCTGGCCAACAGGCCGGATATCAAACAGGCAGAATTAGACCTGGCCGCCGCTAAGCTGGATGTAAAAGTAGCCAGGGCAGAATTCTATCCCTCCCTGGGTATTTCAGCAGCTATCGGTTTCCAGGCTTTCAATCCGGCCTACCTGGTAAAAACCCCTGAATCTTTATTGTACTCCTTAGCCGGCGACCTGGCCGGGCCACTGATCAACCGCAATGCTATCAAGGCTGAATTTTACAATGCCAACGCCCGGCAACTACAGGCAGTGTATAATTATGAACGAACCATCCTGAACGCTTACCTGGAGGTAGCCACGCAGCTGTCCAATATCAACAACCTGAGCAAGAGCTACGAACTGCAATCCCAACAGGTGAACGCCCTCACAAAGTCCATCGACATTTCCAACGATCTGTTCCGCAATGCCCGGGCGGATTACCTGGAGGTCCTGATGACCCAGCGGGATGCGCTGGAAGCAAAGCTGGAATTGATTGAGAAGAAAAAGCAGCAGCTGAACGCCGTGGTGAATGTGTATAGGGATCTAGGGGGTGGGTGGAAGTAG
- a CDS encoding efflux RND transporter permease subunit, whose product MFNRFIQRPVLSIVISLIIVFLGVLAITGLPVTQFPSISPPKVNVVADYPGANGELMIKSVIIPLERAINGVPGMKYMASDAGNDGEATIQVVFNLGTDPNVASLNVQNRVASVVNKLPPLVVREGVKITREESNMLMYINLYSEDPGTDQKFLFNFSDINILSELKRVDGVGYADILGNREYAMRIWLKPDRMLAYKISADEVMKSLGEQSLEASPGKTGESSGKRSQSFEYVLKYSGRFSTKEQYENVVVRSNPNGELLRLKDVADVEFGSSMYDIYSNLNGKPSAAIVLKQSYGSNASQVIENVKAKMKEIKENSFPKGMNYEISYDVSKFLDASIEKVLHTLVEAFILVGLVVFLFLGDWRSTLIPAMAVPVSLIGTFMFMQFFGITLNLITLFAMVLAIGVVVDDAIVVIEAVHAKMEEEHLSPRRATKKAMHEIAGAIIAITFLMAAVFIPVAFMSGPVGTFYRQFSITMATAIILSGIVALTLTPALCAMILKNNHGVVRKKSILDRFIAWFNNSFHRAAGKYQLVLNRVVARRALTFLVLIGFSVGTWFLHKSVPSGFIPNEDQGMFYAIIQTPPGSSLERTNEISERLQKICEGVDGVQSVSSLAGYEILTEGTGSNSGTCLVNLKDWKDRKQSVQEIIAELEEKSKDITGANIEFFLPPAVPGYGAAGGFELRLLDKAGSGDYKQMETVSNDFVKELKKRKELSSVFSFYSASFPQYLLKVDNDIAQQKGVSIENAMNTLSTLVGSNYEISFINFGRQYKVIVQAGAQYRALPDDILKLYVKNDKDEMVPFSAFMKMEKVYGLSEITRHNMYNASEISGSAAPGYSSGEALNAINEVAHKTLPRGYGIDWAGISKDEVGQGNQAVYIFLICLGFVYLILAAQYESFILPLAVILSLPAGVFGAFLLLKIMGLENNIYAQIAMVMLIGLLGKNAVLIVEFAVQKHRSGSTVLEAALEGSRVRFRPILMTSFAFIAGLIPLVFANGPGRIGNRTIGTAAAGGMLFGTVFGVLIIPGLYYIFGKIAEKRLLIKDEEENPLTEEIDHNV is encoded by the coding sequence ATGTTTAACAGATTTATACAGCGGCCTGTCCTGTCCATCGTTATCTCGCTCATCATCGTTTTCCTCGGTGTGCTGGCCATTACCGGGCTGCCCGTCACCCAATTCCCTTCCATCTCCCCACCCAAAGTGAATGTGGTGGCCGATTATCCCGGCGCCAATGGTGAGCTGATGATCAAATCCGTGATCATCCCGCTGGAAAGGGCCATCAACGGTGTTCCCGGCATGAAATACATGGCCTCCGATGCAGGCAATGATGGAGAAGCAACCATACAGGTGGTCTTCAACCTGGGTACTGATCCCAACGTGGCCTCCCTGAACGTGCAGAACCGCGTGGCCTCCGTGGTCAACAAACTACCGCCTCTGGTAGTGCGGGAAGGCGTAAAGATCACCCGGGAAGAGTCCAACATGCTCATGTACATCAACCTGTACAGTGAGGATCCCGGCACCGATCAGAAATTCCTGTTCAACTTTTCCGATATCAATATCCTCTCGGAATTAAAAAGGGTGGATGGCGTAGGCTATGCCGACATCCTCGGTAACCGGGAATATGCCATGCGGATCTGGCTGAAACCAGATCGTATGCTGGCTTACAAGATCTCGGCCGACGAAGTAATGAAATCCCTGGGTGAGCAGAGCCTGGAAGCCTCTCCAGGCAAAACCGGCGAAAGCTCTGGTAAGCGTTCCCAGTCGTTTGAATATGTACTGAAATATTCCGGCCGGTTCAGTACCAAAGAACAATATGAGAACGTGGTGGTACGCTCCAATCCCAATGGCGAACTGCTTCGCCTGAAAGATGTGGCCGACGTGGAATTTGGCAGCTCCATGTATGATATCTATTCCAACCTGAACGGCAAGCCTTCGGCAGCCATCGTGCTGAAACAATCTTATGGCAGCAATGCCAGCCAGGTGATTGAGAATGTCAAGGCCAAGATGAAAGAGATCAAGGAAAACTCCTTTCCCAAGGGCATGAACTATGAGATCAGCTATGACGTGTCCAAATTCCTGGACGCCTCCATTGAAAAAGTACTGCACACGCTGGTGGAAGCATTTATCCTGGTAGGGCTGGTGGTGTTCCTGTTCCTGGGCGACTGGCGCTCCACCCTGATCCCCGCCATGGCGGTGCCGGTATCATTGATCGGCACCTTTATGTTCATGCAGTTCTTTGGCATCACCCTTAACCTGATCACACTCTTCGCTATGGTACTGGCCATCGGGGTGGTGGTGGATGATGCCATTGTGGTGATTGAAGCGGTGCATGCCAAGATGGAAGAAGAGCATCTGTCGCCCCGCAGGGCCACCAAAAAAGCCATGCACGAGATTGCCGGGGCCATCATTGCCATCACCTTTCTCATGGCGGCCGTATTCATTCCCGTAGCCTTCATGTCCGGACCAGTGGGTACTTTTTACCGGCAGTTCTCTATCACCATGGCCACAGCCATCATCCTCTCGGGCATTGTGGCCTTAACACTCACACCTGCCCTCTGTGCCATGATCCTGAAGAATAACCATGGTGTGGTGAGAAAGAAATCGATCCTGGACCGGTTCATTGCCTGGTTCAACAACAGCTTCCACCGTGCCGCAGGCAAATACCAGCTGGTATTGAACCGGGTAGTAGCAAGACGTGCACTGACCTTCCTGGTACTGATCGGTTTTTCTGTAGGCACCTGGTTCCTCCATAAAAGTGTACCCTCCGGTTTTATCCCGAACGAAGACCAGGGTATGTTCTATGCCATTATCCAGACACCACCGGGTTCATCCCTGGAAAGGACCAATGAGATATCGGAGCGATTGCAGAAGATCTGCGAAGGCGTAGATGGCGTACAATCCGTATCCTCCCTGGCAGGGTATGAGATCCTGACCGAAGGTACCGGCTCCAACTCGGGCACCTGCCTGGTCAACCTGAAAGACTGGAAAGACCGCAAACAGTCGGTACAGGAGATCATTGCCGAGCTGGAAGAAAAATCGAAGGACATCACGGGCGCCAATATTGAATTCTTCCTGCCTCCTGCCGTACCCGGTTATGGCGCCGCTGGCGGGTTTGAATTGAGGTTGCTGGACAAAGCCGGTTCGGGCGACTATAAGCAGATGGAAACTGTGAGCAATGATTTTGTGAAAGAGCTGAAGAAAAGAAAGGAGCTGTCTTCCGTATTCAGTTTCTACAGCGCCAGTTTTCCGCAATACCTGTTAAAAGTGGACAATGATATTGCCCAGCAGAAAGGAGTTTCCATCGAGAATGCGATGAATACCCTTTCCACCCTGGTGGGCAGTAACTACGAGATCAGCTTTATCAATTTCGGCCGGCAATACAAAGTGATAGTCCAGGCTGGCGCCCAATACCGGGCCCTGCCTGATGATATCCTGAAACTGTACGTGAAGAATGATAAGGACGAGATGGTGCCCTTTTCCGCCTTCATGAAAATGGAGAAGGTCTATGGACTTTCAGAGATCACGCGGCATAACATGTACAACGCTTCCGAGATCAGTGGTTCTGCAGCACCCGGCTATAGCAGTGGTGAAGCGCTCAACGCCATCAATGAAGTGGCCCATAAGACCCTGCCCCGTGGTTACGGGATCGACTGGGCAGGCATTTCCAAAGATGAAGTGGGACAGGGTAACCAGGCGGTATACATCTTCCTGATCTGTCTGGGTTTTGTATACCTGATCCTGGCGGCACAATACGAAAGCTTTATCCTGCCATTGGCTGTTATCCTTTCCCTGCCGGCAGGTGTGTTTGGCGCCTTCCTGCTGCTGAAGATCATGGGGCTGGAAAACAATATCTATGCGCAGATCGCCATGGTGATGCTGATTGGCCTGTTGGGTAAGAACGCCGTACTGATTGTAGAGTTTGCCGTGCAGAAACACCGCTCCGGATCCACAGTATTGGAGGCAGCACTGGAAGGATCGCGGGTGAGGTTCAGGCCTATCCTGATGACCTCCTTCGCTTTCATTGCGGGCCTGATCCCACTGGTATTTGCCAATGGCCCCGGTAGGATCGGCAACCGGACCATCGGTACGGCTGCAGCAGGTGGAATGTTATTCGGCACCGTATTCGGGGTGCTGATCATCCCGGGACTGTACTACATATTTGGTAAGATCGCGGAAAAACGCCTGCTGATAAAAGACGAAGAAGAAAACCCGTTAACTGAAGAAATTGATCACAATGTCTAA
- a CDS encoding DNA-3-methyladenine glycosylase I, translated as MSYCNAIETMTDERKALHKAYHDHLYGFPIHDDNELFGRLIMEINQAGLSWETILKKEAGFRKAYHNFNIKKVAGYTEKDRERLMGDPAIIRNRLKINAAIENAKTILQLQKAYGSFEKWIEANHPLTKEEWVKLFKKTFRFTGGEIVNEFLMSTGYLPGAHTADCRIYKKVLAAKPLWHKGKR; from the coding sequence ATGTCCTACTGCAATGCTATTGAAACCATGACGGACGAGAGGAAGGCCCTGCACAAGGCCTATCATGATCACCTGTATGGTTTTCCTATTCATGACGACAATGAGCTGTTTGGTCGCCTGATCATGGAGATCAACCAGGCCGGGCTCAGCTGGGAAACCATCCTGAAGAAGGAAGCTGGTTTCCGGAAAGCCTATCATAATTTCAATATTAAAAAAGTGGCAGGGTATACGGAGAAAGACAGGGAAAGGCTTATGGGCGATCCCGCCATCATCCGGAACCGGCTGAAAATAAATGCAGCCATAGAAAATGCAAAGACCATCCTGCAATTGCAGAAAGCCTATGGCTCATTCGAAAAATGGATCGAGGCAAACCATCCCCTGACAAAGGAAGAATGGGTGAAGCTGTTCAAAAAAACTTTTCGCTTTACAGGCGGGGAGATCGTCAATGAGTTCCTGATGAGTACGGGCTATCTGCCGGGCGCCCATACTGCCGATTGCAGGATCTACAAGAAAGTGCTGGCGGCAAAACCCTTATGGCATAAGGGGAAGCGATAA
- a CDS encoding helix-turn-helix domain-containing protein translates to MKDVVILVPQEAVMAGIVDPRTMFTGVNEFLETAGREPLFRLQFVGLSRQVKLYNGLFSIHTDALLEEVERADLVIVPPIGGDYRQSIEINKDFLPWLVQQYKNGAEVASLCSGAFLLASTGLLEGRECSAHWINAELFRELFPNVSFVDGRIVTEQDGLYSSGGASSYWNLLLHLVEKYAGREMAIMASKVYALEIDRKSQSPFVMFNGQKKHEDEPIKMAQEFIEKNFTERISVEELSGKFAIGRRHFERRFKKATNNTPMEYIQRVKIEAAKKKLETGSLNVNEVMYEVGYADVKAFRTVFKKLTGLSPVDYKHKYNKEAAVHQA, encoded by the coding sequence ATGAAAGATGTGGTAATCCTTGTTCCGCAGGAAGCGGTGATGGCAGGCATTGTGGATCCCAGGACCATGTTCACCGGGGTGAACGAGTTCCTGGAAACCGCCGGCAGGGAACCCCTATTCCGATTGCAGTTTGTTGGCCTTAGCCGCCAGGTAAAATTATACAACGGTCTTTTCAGTATCCATACCGATGCCCTGCTGGAAGAAGTGGAGCGGGCCGACCTGGTGATTGTCCCACCTATTGGCGGTGATTACCGGCAATCCATTGAGATCAATAAAGATTTCCTGCCCTGGCTGGTGCAGCAATATAAGAATGGAGCAGAAGTGGCCAGTCTCTGTTCCGGGGCTTTCCTGCTGGCTTCTACCGGTTTGCTGGAAGGCAGGGAATGTTCCGCTCACTGGATCAATGCCGAGCTTTTCCGCGAACTGTTCCCCAATGTCAGTTTTGTGGATGGCCGCATTGTGACGGAGCAGGACGGGCTGTATTCCAGTGGCGGCGCTTCTTCCTACTGGAACCTGTTACTGCACCTGGTAGAAAAATATGCCGGCCGCGAGATGGCCATCATGGCTTCCAAAGTATATGCGTTGGAGATCGACCGCAAGAGCCAGTCGCCCTTTGTGATGTTCAATGGCCAGAAAAAGCATGAGGACGAACCAATAAAGATGGCGCAGGAATTCATTGAGAAAAATTTCACGGAGAGGATATCTGTAGAAGAGCTGTCCGGGAAATTCGCTATTGGCAGAAGGCATTTTGAAAGACGTTTCAAGAAAGCCACCAACAATACCCCCATGGAATATATCCAGCGGGTGAAGATAGAGGCCGCCAAAAAGAAACTGGAGACCGGCAGCCTGAACGTAAATGAAGTGATGTATGAAGTGGGGTACGCTGATGTAAAAGCCTTCCGGACAGTCTTCAAGAAACTGACGGGCCTATCGCCGGTAGACTACAAGCATAAATACAACAAGGAAGCGGCTGTACACCAGGCCTGA
- a CDS encoding alpha/beta hydrolase, translated as MSTINANTIVFLTGAYVSHACWDNWKTYFSNKGYSTLAPPWPGKNADTATLRSRHPDPQLAAVTLPDIINHYTAIIKGLPEKPILIGHSFGGLLAQLLLNKDLGAAAVVMHSVPPMGVIPIEINFLRSNGASLGFFTDINKTFLMPFKTWQFAFTNGLPLNEQRSSYDQLTIPESKRAIRGPLSKAGKVDFAKPHNPLLMLAGKQDQCIPATLNQRNFKRYKDPNSVREFIVKDRSHHVLGLPTWSADADFIHQWLKSH; from the coding sequence ATGTCAACCATTAACGCCAACACAATTGTGTTCCTGACAGGCGCTTACGTAAGCCATGCCTGCTGGGACAACTGGAAAACCTATTTCAGCAATAAAGGTTATTCAACCCTGGCGCCACCCTGGCCCGGCAAAAATGCAGATACCGCTACTTTAAGAAGCCGGCATCCGGACCCACAGCTGGCAGCGGTTACCCTGCCTGATATTATCAACCACTACACGGCTATTATTAAAGGGCTTCCCGAAAAGCCTATCCTCATTGGCCATTCCTTTGGCGGCCTGCTGGCCCAGTTGTTGCTGAACAAAGACCTTGGAGCGGCGGCAGTGGTCATGCATTCGGTGCCACCTATGGGCGTTATTCCAATTGAGATCAATTTTTTACGATCCAACGGAGCATCCCTGGGATTTTTTACCGATATCAACAAGACCTTCCTGATGCCTTTCAAGACCTGGCAGTTTGCCTTCACCAATGGACTGCCGCTGAACGAGCAGCGGAGCAGCTATGACCAGCTGACCATCCCCGAGTCCAAAAGGGCCATCCGGGGGCCATTGTCGAAGGCTGGCAAAGTGGATTTTGCCAAACCGCATAATCCGTTACTGATGCTGGCTGGCAAACAGGACCAGTGTATCCCCGCCACCCTTAACCAAAGAAATTTCAAGCGGTACAAAGACCCGAATTCCGTCCGGGAATTTATAGTCAAAGACCGCAGTCACCATGTGCTGGGTCTGCCTACCTGGTCGGCCGATGCCGATTTCATCCATCAATGGCTGAAGTCGCATTGA